One part of the Fusobacterium pseudoperiodonticum genome encodes these proteins:
- the rnmV gene encoding ribonuclease M5, translated as MKKKIKEVIVVEGKDDISAVKNAVDAEVFQVNGHAVRKNRSIEFLKLAYENKGLIILTDPDYAGEEIRKYLCKHFPNAKNAYISRVSGTKDGDIGVENASPEDIITALEKARFSLDNSENIFDLNLMMDYGLIGKNNSSDLRAELGSELGIGYSNAKQFMAKLNRYGISLEEFKKAYEKIKNN; from the coding sequence ATGAAAAAGAAGATAAAAGAAGTTATTGTTGTTGAAGGAAAGGATGATATTTCAGCAGTAAAAAATGCTGTTGATGCAGAAGTATTTCAAGTCAATGGTCATGCTGTTAGAAAAAATAGAAGTATTGAATTCTTAAAACTAGCCTATGAAAATAAGGGGCTTATCATTTTAACAGACCCTGACTATGCTGGTGAAGAGATTAGAAAATACTTATGTAAACACTTTCCCAATGCAAAAAATGCTTATATTTCTCGTGTAAGTGGTACAAAAGATGGAGATATTGGAGTTGAAAATGCTTCTCCTGAGGACATTATCACTGCACTTGAAAAGGCAAGATTTAGCTTAGATAATTCAGAGAATATATTTGACTTGAATTTAATGATGGATTATGGTTTAATAGGGAAAAATAACTCTTCTGATTTAAGAGCTGAATTAGGTTCTGAACTAGGTATTGGTTATTCAAATGCCAAGCAATTTATGGCAAAATTAAATAGGTATGGAATAAGTCTTGAAGAATTTAAAAAGGCTTATGAAAAAATAAAAAACAATTAA
- a CDS encoding exodeoxyribonuclease III, which translates to MKLISWNVNGIRAAIKKGFLDYFNEQNADIFCLQETKLSAGQLDLELKGYHQYWNYAEKKGYSGTAIFTKEEPLSVSYGLGIEEHDKEGRVITLEFEKFYMITVYTPNSKDELLRLDYRMVWEDEFRKYLKNLEKKKPVVVCGDLNVAHKEIDLKNPKTNRRNAGFTDEERGKFTELLESGFIDTFRYFYPDLEHAYSWWSYRANARKNNTGWRIDYFVVSKALEKYLVDAEIHAQTEGSDHCPVVLFLDFKK; encoded by the coding sequence ATGAAATTAATATCTTGGAACGTAAATGGAATTAGGGCAGCAATAAAGAAAGGTTTTTTAGATTATTTTAATGAACAAAATGCTGATATATTCTGTTTACAAGAAACAAAATTAAGTGCAGGACAATTAGATTTAGAATTAAAAGGTTATCATCAATATTGGAACTATGCTGAAAAAAAAGGTTATTCAGGAACTGCAATTTTTACTAAGGAAGAACCTTTATCAGTTAGTTATGGTCTAGGTATAGAAGAACATGACAAAGAAGGAAGAGTTATCACTCTTGAATTTGAAAAATTCTATATGATAACAGTTTATACTCCTAACTCTAAAGATGAACTTTTAAGACTTGACTATAGAATGGTATGGGAAGATGAATTCAGAAAGTACCTAAAAAATTTAGAAAAGAAGAAACCTGTGGTTGTTTGTGGAGACTTAAATGTTGCTCATAAAGAAATAGATTTGAAAAATCCAAAGACTAATAGAAGAAATGCAGGATTTACTGATGAAGAAAGAGGTAAATTTACTGAGCTTTTAGAAAGTGGTTTCATTGATACATTTAGATATTTCTATCCTGACTTAGAGCATGCATACTCTTGGTGGTCATATAGAGCAAATGCAAGAAAAAATAATACAGGGTGGAGAATAGATTATTTTGTTGTGTCTAAGGCTCTTGAAAAATATCTAGTAGATGCAGAAATTCATGCTCAAACAGAAGGATCAGACCATTGTCCAGTGGTACTATTTCTAGATTTTAAAAAATAA
- a CDS encoding shikimate dehydrogenase family protein — protein sequence MRKFGLLGKKLSHSLSPLLHKVFFEEFGVEAEYNLYEATEDEIDKFKSYMLENSIEGVNITVPYKKVFLDKLDFISDEAKAIGAINLLYIKDNKFHGDNTDYYGFKQTLTSNQINPSGKRIAIIGRGGASASVYKVLKDMGAEDITFYFRKDKLSEIEFPENIEGDIIINTTPVGMYPNIEDNIVDEQILKKFKIAIDLIYNPLETKFLKIARENGLKTINGMEMLIEQALKTDEILYDIVLSNQLREKIIKKIIKRVKEFYENNGN from the coding sequence ATGAGGAAATTTGGACTTTTAGGTAAAAAGCTTTCACATTCTCTATCGCCTCTTCTACACAAGGTCTTTTTTGAAGAATTTGGAGTAGAGGCTGAATATAATCTATATGAAGCTACTGAAGATGAAATTGATAAGTTTAAAAGCTATATGCTTGAAAATTCTATTGAAGGAGTAAATATAACTGTTCCTTATAAAAAAGTATTTTTAGATAAACTAGATTTCATCAGTGATGAAGCTAAAGCAATTGGTGCTATAAATCTTCTCTATATAAAAGATAATAAGTTCCATGGAGATAACACAGATTACTATGGTTTTAAACAGACACTTACTAGTAATCAAATAAATCCAAGTGGGAAAAGAATAGCTATTATTGGTAGAGGTGGAGCTAGTGCCAGTGTGTATAAAGTTTTAAAGGATATGGGAGCAGAAGATATAACTTTCTATTTTAGAAAAGATAAATTGAGTGAGATAGAATTTCCAGAAAATATAGAAGGCGATATAATAATTAATACAACTCCTGTTGGAATGTATCCTAATATTGAAGATAATATTGTAGATGAACAAATTTTAAAAAAATTCAAAATAGCTATAGACTTAATATACAATCCTTTAGAGACAAAATTTTTAAAAATAGCAAGAGAAAATGGTTTGAAAACTATAAATGGAATGGAAATGTTGATAGAACAAGCCTTAAAAACAGATGAAATTCTGTATGATATTGTCTTGTCAAATCAGCTTAGAGAAAAAATAATTAAAAAAATAATAAAGAGGGTTAAAGAGTTTTATGAAAATAATGGTAATTAA
- the aroQ gene encoding type II 3-dehydroquinate dehydratase → MKIMVINGPNLNMLGIREKNIYGTFTYEDLCKYIETYPNYKEKDIDFTFLQTNHEGEIVDFIHKAYTEKYDGIVLNAGGYTHTSVAIHDAIKAVSIPTVEVHISNIHAREEFRKVCMTSSACVGQITGLGKLGYVLAVVYLTEERKK, encoded by the coding sequence ATGAAAATAATGGTAATTAATGGACCTAATTTAAATATGTTAGGTATAAGAGAGAAAAATATCTATGGGACTTTCACTTATGAAGATTTATGTAAGTATATAGAAACTTATCCAAACTATAAGGAGAAAGATATTGACTTTACATTTTTACAAACTAATCATGAAGGTGAAATAGTTGATTTTATACATAAAGCTTATACAGAAAAATATGATGGTATTGTTTTGAATGCAGGGGGTTATACTCATACATCAGTTGCTATACATGATGCAATAAAGGCAGTTAGTATTCCTACTGTAGAAGTGCATATCTCAAATATTCATGCTAGAGAAGAATTTAGAAAAGTTTGTATGACTTCTTCTGCCTGTGTTGGACAGATAACAGGGCTAGGAAAGTTAGGCTATGTTTTAGCAGTCGTATATTTAACAGAAGAAAGGAAAAAATAA
- a CDS encoding toxin-antitoxin system YwqK family antitoxin, which yields MKKILLALFVMCSALSFSAKVIKATDIDVKGNVVYEAGQNTPYTGFIETYNEKNVLLARSEFKNGIQDGSSKIYFPNGKLYSEASFKNGKQVGVQKDYYENGKVKIETTYKNGQKTGPAKIYDENGRLDTEANLVNGKVEGLVKSYYPNGKIRTEENYKNDERDGISKLYDENGKLVEQATFKNGQQVK from the coding sequence ATGAAAAAAATATTATTAGCTTTATTTGTTATGTGTTCTGCTCTTTCTTTCTCAGCGAAAGTTATTAAGGCAACTGACATTGATGTTAAAGGAAATGTTGTATATGAGGCTGGACAAAATACTCCTTATACAGGTTTTATCGAAACTTATAATGAAAAAAATGTTTTATTAGCTAGAAGTGAATTTAAAAATGGTATACAAGATGGTAGCTCAAAAATATATTTCCCAAATGGTAAATTATATAGTGAAGCTAGCTTTAAAAATGGTAAGCAAGTTGGAGTTCAAAAAGATTACTATGAAAATGGTAAAGTAAAAATAGAAACAACTTATAAAAATGGACAAAAAACTGGACCTGCTAAAATATATGATGAAAACGGTAGATTGGACACTGAAGCTAACTTAGTAAATGGTAAAGTTGAAGGACTAGTAAAATCTTATTATCCTAATGGTAAAATCCGTACAGAAGAAAATTATAAAAATGATGAAAGAGATGGAATTTCTAAACTTTATGATGAAAACGGGAAATTAGTTGAACAAGCTACTTTCAAAAATGGACAACAAGTAAAATAA
- the asnS gene encoding asparagine--tRNA ligase: protein MITVKDIFRHGEEYLNKEIELSGWVRKIRDQKKFGFIELNDGSFFKGVQIVFEEGLANFDEISRLSIASTIKVKGTLVKSEGSGQDLEVKAKEIEVLQKADLEYPLQNKRHTFEFLRTKAHLRARTNTFSAVFRVRSVLAYAIHKFFQENNFVYVHTPIITGSDAEGAGEMFRITTFDLNKVPKKENGEVDFSKDFFGKSTNLTVSGQLNVETYCAAFRNVYTFGPTFRAEYSNTARHASEFWMIEPEIAFGDLGANMELAEAMVKYIIKYVMDNCPEEMEFFNSFIEKGLFDKLNNVLNNDFGRVTYTEAIEILEKSGKKFEFPVKWGIDLQSEHERYLAEEYFKKPVFVTDYPKDIKAFYMKLNEDNKTVRAMDLLAPGIGEIIGGSQREDNYDLLVKRMDELGFNKEDYEFYLDLRRFGSFPHSGYGLGFERMMMYLTGMQNIRDVIPFPRTPNNAEF from the coding sequence ATGATTACTGTAAAAGATATTTTTAGACATGGTGAAGAGTACCTAAACAAAGAGATAGAACTTTCTGGTTGGGTAAGAAAAATTAGAGATCAAAAGAAATTTGGTTTTATTGAATTAAATGATGGTTCATTTTTTAAAGGAGTTCAAATAGTTTTCGAAGAAGGACTTGCAAATTTTGATGAAATTTCAAGACTTTCAATAGCTTCTACTATTAAAGTAAAAGGAACTCTTGTTAAATCAGAAGGTAGTGGACAAGATTTAGAAGTTAAAGCAAAAGAAATTGAAGTATTACAAAAAGCTGACTTAGAATATCCACTACAAAATAAAAGACATACTTTTGAATTTTTAAGAACTAAAGCTCATTTAAGAGCAAGAACTAACACTTTCTCAGCTGTATTTAGAGTTAGATCTGTACTTGCTTATGCAATACACAAATTTTTCCAAGAAAATAACTTTGTTTATGTGCATACTCCAATTATAACAGGTTCTGATGCTGAAGGTGCAGGAGAAATGTTTAGAATTACAACTTTTGATCTAAACAAAGTACCTAAGAAAGAAAATGGTGAAGTTGATTTTTCTAAAGACTTCTTTGGTAAATCTACTAACCTAACAGTTAGTGGTCAATTAAATGTTGAAACTTACTGTGCTGCTTTTAGAAATGTTTATACTTTTGGACCAACATTTAGAGCAGAATATTCAAATACAGCAAGACATGCTTCTGAATTTTGGATGATAGAACCTGAAATAGCTTTTGGAGATTTAGGTGCTAATATGGAGCTTGCAGAAGCAATGGTTAAATATATCATTAAATATGTTATGGATAACTGTCCTGAAGAAATGGAATTCTTTAACTCATTCATTGAAAAAGGGCTATTTGACAAATTAAACAATGTACTTAACAATGATTTTGGTAGAGTTACTTATACAGAGGCTATAGAAATTCTAGAAAAATCTGGTAAGAAATTTGAATTTCCTGTTAAATGGGGAATAGACTTACAAAGTGAACATGAAAGATACTTAGCTGAAGAATACTTCAAAAAACCAGTATTTGTAACAGATTATCCAAAAGATATTAAGGCCTTCTATATGAAACTTAATGAAGATAACAAAACTGTTAGAGCTATGGACTTACTAGCACCAGGAATTGGTGAAATTATTGGTGGTTCTCAAAGAGAAGATAACTATGACTTACTTGTCAAGAGAATGGATGAATTAGGATTTAATAAAGAAGATTATGAATTTTATTTAGATTTAAGAAGATTTGGAAGTTTCCCACATTCTGGATATGGTCTAGGATTTGAAAGAATGATGATGTACCTAACTGGTATGCAAAATATCAGAGACGTAATACCATTCCCAAGAACTCCAAACAATGCAGAATTTTAA
- a CDS encoding toxin-antitoxin system YwqK family antitoxin yields MKKILLALFVMCSALSFSAKVIKSDRIEAKGNVIYEIGQKTPFTGVLENYNEKGVLDAKAEFKNGVMDGYSKLYYPSGKLSSEATFKNGVQVGLQKDYYEDGKLKMELNYKNGKAEGIGRSYYPNGKVFIEENYKNGEKRDGVAKAYDENGKLLQQATFKNGQQIK; encoded by the coding sequence ATGAAAAAAATATTATTAGCATTATTTGTTATGTGTTCTGCACTTTCATTTTCAGCAAAGGTTATAAAATCAGACCGTATTGAAGCTAAAGGTAATGTTATATATGAAATAGGGCAAAAAACACCTTTCACAGGAGTTCTAGAAAATTATAATGAAAAAGGTGTTTTAGATGCTAAAGCTGAATTCAAAAATGGAGTTATGGATGGATATTCAAAATTATATTATCCAAGTGGAAAATTATCTAGTGAAGCTACTTTCAAAAATGGAGTACAAGTTGGACTTCAAAAAGATTACTATGAAGATGGTAAATTAAAAATGGAGCTTAACTATAAAAATGGTAAAGCAGAAGGGATTGGAAGAAGCTATTATCCAAATGGTAAAGTATTTATAGAAGAAAACTATAAAAATGGAGAAAAAAGAGATGGAGTTGCTAAAGCTTACGATGAAAATGGTAAATTACTTCAACAAGCTACTTTCAAAAATGGACAACAAATTAAATAA
- a CDS encoding DUF896 domain-containing protein, whose protein sequence is MEMKDIIEKVNYYAKLSKERKLTEEETKDREIYRRMYLDQFKAQVKKHLDSIEIVDEKDFKN, encoded by the coding sequence ATGGAAATGAAAGATATAATAGAAAAAGTTAATTACTATGCTAAATTAAGTAAGGAAAGAAAACTTACTGAAGAAGAAACAAAAGATAGAGAAATATATAGAAGAATGTATTTAGATCAGTTTAAAGCACAGGTTAAAAAACATTTAGATAGTATAGAAATCGTTGATGAAAAAGATTTTAAAAACTAG
- a CDS encoding chorismate mutase yields MTELELMRKKIDEIDEKLLVLFKERLEVSKQIGILKKKYKMDIFDPEREKQIISEATEAMSDNEKKYTESFLHNLMDISKEVQSE; encoded by the coding sequence ATGACAGAGCTAGAGCTAATGAGGAAAAAAATTGATGAAATTGATGAAAAGCTTTTAGTTTTGTTTAAAGAAAGATTAGAAGTTTCAAAGCAAATTGGTATATTGAAAAAAAAATATAAGATGGATATTTTTGATCCTGAAAGAGAAAAACAAATAATATCAGAGGCAACAGAAGCTATGTCTGATAATGAAAAAAAATATACAGAAAGTTTTTTACATAATTTAATGGATATAAGTAAGGAGGTTCAAAGTGAATGA
- a CDS encoding toxin-antitoxin system YwqK family antitoxin produces MKKLLLALFVMCSALSFSAKVIKANNAEVRENNIVYESGQNTPYTGTIETYNEKGVLEAKTEFKNGIQDGSSKIYFPNGKLYSEATFQNGKQVGVQKDYYENGKVATETTYKNNQQTGPAKIYDENGKLAVEFNLVNGKAEGLVKTYYPNGKIRTEENYKNDERDGLAKAYDENGKVVQQATFKNGKQVK; encoded by the coding sequence ATGAAAAAATTATTATTAGCTTTATTTGTTATGTGTTCTGCTCTTTCTTTCTCAGCAAAGGTTATTAAGGCAAATAATGCTGAAGTTAGAGAAAATAATATTGTATATGAGTCTGGGCAAAATACTCCTTACACTGGAACTATTGAAACTTATAATGAAAAAGGTGTTTTAGAAGCTAAAACTGAATTTAAAAATGGTATACAAGATGGTAGTTCAAAAATATATTTCCCAAATGGTAAATTATATAGTGAAGCCACTTTCCAAAATGGGAAACAAGTTGGAGTTCAAAAAGATTACTATGAAAATGGTAAAGTGGCTACAGAAACAACTTATAAGAATAATCAACAAACTGGACCTGCTAAAATTTATGATGAAAATGGTAAATTAGCTGTTGAATTCAATTTAGTAAATGGTAAGGCTGAAGGATTAGTAAAAACTTATTATCCAAATGGTAAAATTCGTACAGAAGAAAACTACAAAAATGATGAAAGAGATGGTCTTGCTAAAGCTTATGATGAAAATGGTAAAGTAGTTCAACAAGCTACTTTCAAAAATGGTAAACAAGTAAAATAA
- a CDS encoding toxin-antitoxin system YwqK family antitoxin yields MKIKKISFLLVLLFSFNLFGANSKNILNSSKLNVSKKSVLNGPVKTYYKNGKIKSKEYYTGNKKTGIWQYYHENGKIKTEVMFNALSKNEEAIVKTYDEKGVIISSGKVVNGEMVDVWTYYDEMGRKLNTYDMTKGIIMTYSEKGKVILQVSEKALLNRLEEIMMEVNNDRARANEEKN; encoded by the coding sequence ATGAAAATTAAAAAAATATCTTTTTTGTTAGTTTTACTTTTTAGCTTTAATCTTTTTGGAGCTAATAGTAAAAATATATTGAATAGTTCAAAGCTTAATGTCTCAAAAAAAAGTGTTTTAAATGGACCTGTAAAAACTTACTATAAAAATGGGAAAATCAAATCAAAAGAATATTATACAGGTAATAAAAAAACAGGGATATGGCAATATTATCATGAAAATGGAAAGATAAAAACAGAAGTAATGTTTAATGCCTTATCAAAAAATGAAGAAGCCATTGTTAAGACTTACGATGAAAAAGGAGTTATCATAAGTTCAGGTAAGGTTGTAAATGGTGAAATGGTTGATGTTTGGACTTATTATGATGAAATGGGAAGAAAACTAAATACCTATGATATGACAAAGGGAATAATAATGACTTATAGTGAAAAAGGGAAAGTGATACTTCAAGTCTCTGAAAAAGCCTTACTTAACCGTTTAGAAGAAATAATGATGGAGGTGAATAATGACAGAGCTAGAGCTAATGAGGAAAAAAATTGA
- a CDS encoding FtsW/RodA/SpoVE family cell cycle protein, whose translation MKRKIDFNNRATDQVAFHNMMNEKDEEKRKEKKNKRRNNIISFFFILVMIGSLNFISSISRFDNAKVMDKAFKQSIILGLSLVIFILMCTKKFGGLFDKTVRGPLFRASFLFLSLGLFIVVALGPSSVFPTVNGGKGWIRLGSLSLQIPELLKVPFVVSIAGIFARGKDTKEKISYKKNFWTAFVYTGAFAAFITLALKDMGTAIHYVMIAGFMLFLSDIPNKVLYPIFFGGLAATPALLSFLSKVLTGYKQHRLKVYLEGILHNNYDRVDAYQIYQSLIAFGTGGIFGKGIGNGVQKYNYIPEVETDFAIANLAEETGFVGMFIVLFLFFTLFVLIMNIAGKSKNYFYKYLVSGIAGYIITQVIINIGVAIGLIPVFGIPLPFISAGGSSILALSLSMGYIIYVNNNHTTD comes from the coding sequence ATGAAAAGAAAAATAGATTTTAACAACAGGGCTACTGATCAAGTAGCTTTTCACAATATGATGAATGAAAAAGATGAAGAAAAAAGAAAAGAAAAGAAAAATAAAAGAAGAAATAATATCATTTCCTTTTTTTTCATCTTGGTAATGATAGGTTCTCTTAATTTTATTAGTTCAATATCTAGATTTGATAATGCTAAAGTTATGGATAAAGCTTTTAAACAATCAATTATTTTAGGGCTTTCTCTTGTAATTTTTATTCTTATGTGTACAAAAAAATTTGGTGGTTTGTTTGATAAGACTGTAAGAGGTCCACTTTTTAGAGCTTCTTTTCTTTTTCTTAGTTTAGGACTTTTTATAGTTGTTGCTTTAGGTCCTAGTAGTGTATTCCCAACAGTAAATGGTGGTAAGGGTTGGATTAGGCTAGGCTCTTTGAGTTTACAAATACCAGAGTTATTAAAAGTTCCTTTTGTTGTTTCTATAGCTGGTATATTTGCAAGAGGAAAAGATACTAAAGAAAAAATTTCCTATAAAAAGAATTTTTGGACAGCTTTTGTTTATACTGGTGCTTTTGCAGCCTTTATTACTTTAGCTTTAAAAGATATGGGAACTGCCATACACTATGTTATGATAGCAGGTTTTATGTTATTTTTATCAGATATTCCAAATAAAGTTCTATATCCTATTTTCTTTGGAGGACTGGCAGCTACACCTGCACTTCTTTCTTTCTTATCTAAGGTTTTAACAGGTTACAAGCAACATAGACTTAAAGTATATTTAGAAGGAATTCTCCATAATAATTATGATAGAGTTGATGCCTATCAAATCTATCAATCACTTATTGCCTTTGGAACAGGTGGAATATTTGGAAAGGGTATAGGAAATGGCGTTCAAAAGTATAACTATATTCCTGAAGTAGAAACAGACTTTGCCATAGCAAATCTAGCTGAAGAAACAGGTTTTGTTGGAATGTTTATAGTTTTATTCCTATTCTTTACTTTATTTGTTTTGATAATGAATATCGCTGGCAAATCAAAAAATTACTTCTATAAATACTTAGTTTCAGGAATAGCTGGTTATATAATAACTCAGGTTATTATAAATATAGGAGTTGCTATAGGTTTAATTCCAGTCTTTGGTATACCTTTACCATTTATAAGTGCTGGAGGTTCTTCAATACTTGCACTATCTCTTTCTATGGGATATATTATATACGTTAATAATAACCATACTACTGATTAA